In Anomaloglossus baeobatrachus isolate aAnoBae1 chromosome 3, aAnoBae1.hap1, whole genome shotgun sequence, one genomic interval encodes:
- the LOC142297403 gene encoding taste receptor type 2 member 40-like gives MDTMGLALRYIFEFVLYTECIGGIIINLFIVAAYIIKWQTMKYLHVSDKILSSLVLCRIFILFSLLAYLSPIYDLLVSEHLHVMCTVEVVTMFLHYLNLCFTTVLCVFYCVKITNYNWKFFIFLKTKISTLVPQFLLASVPISLCSSLPFGWYIFEMQIKNLTNVSKENMTQSQSVVRKTSPDTLLLFFVGSLPHFLIFLVAALLLFHSLWMHTRRMRSSGSGFRSPSLEAHFRAVKIMILFLLLHIIYFISMTLYFSVPFDTWKTAFWINLIATYSPPCLHSMYIISSNRDLKNIFISLFHVLICYNGV, from the coding sequence ATGGATACAATGGGACTCGCTCTCCGGTATATTTTTGAATTTGTCCTTTATACTGAGTGCATTGGCGGGATCATAATAAATCTCTTCATTGTGGCTGCTTATATTATTAAATGGCAAACAATGAAATATCTTCATGTAAGTGATAAAATCCTGAGCTCTTTGGTCCTTTGCAGAATCTTTATACTTTTCAGCTTGTTGGCTTACCTTTCTCCTATATATGACTTATTGGTAAGCGAACATCTTCATGTCATGTGTACAGTAGAAGTAGTAACAATGTTCCTCCATTACCTTAATCTCTGCTTCACCACCGTACTCTGTGTCTTCTACTGTGTGAAAATTACAAACTACAACTGGAAGTTCTTCATCTTCCTGAAGACCAAAATCTCCACCCTGGTCCCGCAATTCCTTCTGGCTTCCGTACCGATTTCTTTATGTTCCAGTCTTCCATTTGGGTGGTACATTTTTGAAATGCAGATAAAGAATTTAACAAATGTTTCAAAGGAAAATATGACTCAAAGTCAATCAGTGGTACGCAAAACGTCTCCAGACACGTTACTGCTCTTCTTTGTAGGCTCCTTGCCACACTTTTTAATATTTTTGGTGGCAGCTTTGCTATTATTTCATTCTCTTTGGATGCACACCAGACGGATGAGAAGCTCTGGATCTGGATTTCGAAGTCCAAGCTTAGAGGCTCATTTCAGAGCTGTCAAGATTATGATCCTCTTCTTACTGTTACACATCATATATTTTATTTCTATGACTTTGTATTTTTCTGTTCCATTTGATACATGGAAAACGGCATTTTGGATCAATTTAATTGCTACCTACAGTCCCCCTTGTCTCCACTCCATGTACATCATCTCTTCTAATAGAGATCTAAAAAATATATTTATCTCGTTATTCCATGTTCTAATATGCTATAATGGAGTATAa